Within the Chromobacterium paludis genome, the region CGCTCAGGCCGGCGCGCTGGACTTGCACGGTTTGCAGCCGGACGAAGTCGCCGTGTGGGCGGCGCCGGTGGAGGGCGGCGGGCCGGTGATCCGCCACCGGGCGGAGGCGCCGGTCAATCCGGCCTCCACCATGAAGCTGCTGACCGGCTGGGCGGCGCTGAACCTTCTGGGGCCGGATTACCGTTGGAAGACTTCGCTGCTGTCGGGCGCGCCGGTGGAAAACGGCGTGCTCAAGGGGGACCTGTATTGGCTGGGCGGCGGCGATCCGCGCTTCGACAACGGCGACTTGCTGAGCCTGCTGTATAGCCTGCGCCTGCGCGGCATCCGCCGGATCGAGGGCAAGCTGTTGCTGGACAAGCGAGCCTTTGCCGATGTCGGCGGCGCCGATGATTTCGACGAAGACGCGGGCCGCGCGTTCACGGTGGAGCCGGACACCCATCTGGTGAACCTTAAGGTGGCCTGGCTGACTTTCTATCACGACGAGCGCGGCGCGCGCGCGGTGCTGGACCCGCCATTGGCCGGCGTGACGCTGCAGGCGGAGTTGAAGCCGGGGCCGGACTTGCCATGCCCCGATCCGCGCCGCTTTGTCAGCATAGAGAACGACGGCCGCCATGTACGGGTGAGCGGCAGCCTGCCTCCGGCTTGCGACGGCCAGCGCGCCTACGTCAATGTGCTGAGCCATGATGAATTCGCCGGCCAGGACTTTGCCGCCTTGTGGCATGCGCTGGGTGGGGAGGGGCCGCTGGGGATGGGCTTGGGCCGGACTCCGGACGACGCGCGCGAGCTGGCGGCCAGACAGTCGCAAACGCTGGCGGTGGCGCTGTCCGACATCAACAAGTACAGCAACAACACCATGGCGCGCACGCTGTTCCTGACCCTGGGGCGCGAGGCCGGCGGCGAAGGCAGCGCCGCGGCCGCGGCGCGCGCCGTGCGCGAGACGCTGACGCGCCACGGGATGGACGATGTCGACGCGCTGACCCTGGAGAACGGCTCCGGCCTGTCGCGGCGGGAGCGGGTAACGGCGCGGCTGCTGGGCGAAGTGCTGCTGGATGCCGCGCGCGGGCCGTATGCCGGCGAGTTCATCGCCAGCCTGCCCATCGCCGCCACCGACGGCACCTTGAAGAAGCGCTTCGCCGATCTGGGGCCGCGGCTCAGGATGAAGACCGGCACGCTGAACGAAGTCAAGGCGCTGGCCGGCTACTGGCAGGCGGCCGACGGCCAGCGGCTGGCCATCGTCGCCATCGTCAACGGTCCGCGCGCCAAGGCGTCCGGCCCGGCGCTGGACGCGCTGGTGTCGGACCTGGCGCTGCGCTTCAACACCGAAGCCA harbors:
- the dacB gene encoding D-alanyl-D-alanine carboxypeptidase/D-alanyl-D-alanine endopeptidase, which encodes MKTWAALWLAGLCAQAGALDLHGLQPDEVAVWAAPVEGGGPVIRHRAEAPVNPASTMKLLTGWAALNLLGPDYRWKTSLLSGAPVENGVLKGDLYWLGGGDPRFDNGDLLSLLYSLRLRGIRRIEGKLLLDKRAFADVGGADDFDEDAGRAFTVEPDTHLVNLKVAWLTFYHDERGARAVLDPPLAGVTLQAELKPGPDLPCPDPRRFVSIENDGRHVRVSGSLPPACDGQRAYVNVLSHDEFAGQDFAALWHALGGEGPLGMGLGRTPDDARELAARQSQTLAVALSDINKYSNNTMARTLFLTLGREAGGEGSAAAAARAVRETLTRHGMDDVDALTLENGSGLSRRERVTARLLGEVLLDAARGPYAGEFIASLPIAATDGTLKKRFADLGPRLRMKTGTLNEVKALAGYWQAADGQRLAIVAIVNGPRAKASGPALDALVSDLALRFNTEAMRSSAKP